Proteins encoded by one window of Acidimicrobiales bacterium:
- a CDS encoding antibiotic biosynthesis monooxygenase — MAEEVELTIVTMDFRAADPDRLLGVLAKYVVVSRGHDGCRNIDLAASLTTPGRFVIVQKWDSPKAQQAHFDSAEMVEMAAACNGLLSQPPDIDLLEGISAHDLA; from the coding sequence GTGGCCGAAGAGGTGGAGCTCACCATCGTGACCATGGACTTCCGGGCCGCCGACCCGGACCGCCTGCTGGGGGTGCTGGCCAAGTACGTGGTGGTGAGCCGGGGCCACGACGGGTGCCGCAACATCGACCTCGCCGCGTCGCTCACCACCCCGGGGCGCTTCGTGATCGTCCAGAAGTGGGACTCCCCCAAGGCTCAGCAGGCCCACTTCGACTCCGCCGAGATGGTGGAGATGGCCGCCGCCTGCAACGGCCTGCTCTCCCAGCCGCCGGACATCGACCTCCTCGAGGGCATCTCCGCCCACGACCTTGCCTAG
- a CDS encoding patatin-like phospholipase family protein, whose translation MDEDGSRRPRVGLVLGAGGVVGQAYHAGVLAALEHDLGWDPRGADIIVGSSAGSITGTLLRIGVPASDLAAWAVEAPLSSEEGQSLAKVLGDDLPAFPGPSLRDALRRWQLPSPALIGRTLRRPWAFRPAVAAMTLLPIGQVDLASHVASLEEVAGEEWPDDLWICAARRSDGGRVVFGRPGSPRASLHQAVAASCAIPSYFQPVTIEGIRYFDGGVHSPTNADVLRHEDLDVVVVVSPMSSARGRIRSADGLLRLAFHRRLAGEVRKLRRSGIRVVTFEPASGSVPALGLNAMAADRADRVVQEAFLETGRWAARPDVAEVLAPLATRPGRASTA comes from the coding sequence ATGGACGAAGACGGCAGCAGACGCCCCCGGGTCGGACTCGTGCTCGGCGCCGGCGGGGTGGTCGGGCAGGCCTACCACGCCGGGGTGCTGGCCGCCCTCGAGCACGACCTCGGCTGGGACCCCCGCGGGGCCGACATCATCGTCGGCTCCTCTGCCGGCTCGATCACCGGCACGCTCCTGCGGATCGGGGTGCCAGCATCCGACCTGGCGGCCTGGGCGGTGGAGGCGCCGCTGAGCTCCGAGGAGGGCCAGAGCCTCGCCAAGGTCCTCGGCGACGACCTCCCCGCCTTCCCGGGACCGTCGCTCCGGGATGCCCTGCGCCGCTGGCAGCTGCCGTCGCCGGCGCTGATCGGTCGCACGCTGCGCCGGCCGTGGGCCTTCCGCCCCGCGGTGGCGGCGATGACGCTGCTCCCGATCGGGCAGGTCGACCTGGCGTCGCACGTGGCCTCGCTCGAGGAGGTGGCGGGGGAGGAGTGGCCTGATGACCTCTGGATCTGCGCGGCTCGCCGCTCCGACGGCGGTCGGGTGGTCTTCGGCCGTCCAGGCTCGCCCCGGGCCTCCCTGCACCAGGCGGTGGCCGCCTCGTGTGCCATCCCGAGCTACTTCCAGCCCGTGACCATCGAGGGCATCCGCTACTTCGACGGTGGCGTCCACTCGCCCACCAACGCCGACGTGCTCCGCCACGAGGACCTCGACGTGGTCGTGGTGGTCTCGCCGATGTCGTCGGCCCGGGGCCGCATCCGCTCGGCCGACGGCCTCCTGCGGCTGGCCTTCCACCGCCGGCTGGCTGGCGAGGTGCGCAAGCTGCGCCGCAGCGGCATCCGCGTCGTCACCTTCGAGCCTGCCTCGGGCTCGGTCCCGGCCCTCGGCCTCAACGCCATGGCCGCCGACCGCGCCGACCGGGTGGTGCAGGAGGCGTTCCTCGAGACCGGCCGTTGGGCGGCGCGCCCCGACGTGGCCGAGGTCCTCGCCCCCCTCGCCACCCGCCCCGGCCGAGCCTCCACCGCCTGA